tctcaggagcacaaaagctgacattccgggcctAGACTGTTAGGCccgcaatgtcagcttttgtgctcctgagatgctgcttggcttgctgtgttcatccagctccacactttgttatcttggattctccagcatctgcagttcccattatcttggattaAACTCTGTAAGCTTCCTTACGTCTACATGTCTTGAATAACAACAACCTACCCTATCACCGAGTTTACCCCATTAAAAATCCGGTGTCCTGCGTTCAACGCTGGGCACTGCATCTCAGAGGGAGTTATAGGAGATTTGTGTCGGGGAGCGTGGGTCATCGGATATGATTCAAATGCTAACaagaggttcaccagattaatgCTGGAGGTGAGTGGTTTCtcctatggggagagattgaacaTTTTAGGCCTGCACTCTctagagttcagaagagtgagaTGATCTAATTGAGATATATCTGATGCGAAAGGGGACtaacaaagtagatgtagagaagACGTTTCCTCGTGTGGGGCAATTTCTAACAAAAGGCCATAGTttcaggataaggggtagcagatttaaaacagagataagggggAATGGCTTCCCTGAAAAGGTCCTGAATCAGTGGAATTTCACCCTCCACTCCTAACCCCtatccagagtgtggtggatcAATGAGTTTAAAGAGggcacagatttttaatcagtaatagaGTTATAGAGACATACAGAGTCATACgaacaaacctttcagtccaccagacatcccaatctgaccttgtcccatttCACAGCATTTGGCCAAAATCCctcttaaactcttcctattcatgtacccatccagatgccttttaaatgttgcaactgtaccagcctccaacacttcctctgacagctcattccatacatgttaAAAGGTTATGGCGAGCAGGTGGAAAAGTGATGttaagaccaagatgagatcagccatgattgtattatgtggtggagcaggctcgaggggctgaatggcccaaccctgctcttagttcttataaAATGGTTAAATAATGAGAATAGATCACAAAAACATGCTGTAACTGTATCATAATCGGGATGATCCGATTAAAGTGTTTGAGAAAATCAGGAGGTGAATAGCTTAAATGAATTTATTCAAtaaccactccctccaccaccgaccctcagtagctgcagtgtgtactatctacaagatgcactgcagaaattcaccaaagatggacagcaccttccaaacccatgaccacttccatctagaaggacaagggcagcagatacatgggaacaccaccccctgcaagtttccctccaaacccctcACCCTCCTGACTCAGAAATGCACAGATTCACATGTAAGCTACACCAAACAGATCATCCATTTGTGTCTGAAGGTTATTGGCTCAATGACATTTTCACCAGACTCCCATCTCACAACAATTCTGTTGTCTGCTATCACTCCTGAGCTGTTTAGATCTCCTTCGCTGACACTCAATATCCTGATTGGGAAATATActgctgtcccttcactgtcactgggtcaagaccctggaattccctccctaagggcattgtgggtcaacccacagcatatggactcagcagttcaagaaggcagctcatccctgccttccaAAGGGGCAActtggggcgggcaataaatgttagcacagcccacatcccataaataaaaagcaaaaggagaaaataaattagaaacagTGGAATAGGAGGACAGTTTGATGTAGGAAAGGTGCTCGTGTGGAGcataaaggatattattaagctggagggggttcagaagagatttaccaggatgttgttgggaatggagggtttgagttataaggagaggctggataggctgggacttctttcactggagcgtaggaggtcgagggatgaccttatagaggtttatacattAGTGAGGTgcctagataaggtgaatagttaGGGTctctttcctagggtgggggaagttcaaaactagtgggAATTAATTAATTgtaggagagaggagaaagattcaaaaaggacacaaggggtaactttttgacacagagggttGTTTGTAGGTGGGacgagctgccagtggaagtggtcggtgcaggtacagttacagcatttaaaagacatttggacagttacgtggttaggagaggtttagagggatatgggccaaactcaggcaaatgggactagtttagtttgggatcgtggtcagtgtggattagttggactgaagagtctgtttctgtgctgaatgtcTTGATATTCGACAAACATTGGCAAGGACAGGGCTGAATGGCGTCTTTCTATGTAGTAAATACCTGTTTAGCTAAAACTCCCATTTAGGTTTCGGAGGGGATTTTCAGGGGTTCCATACAGGTGGGAGAAGGAATTAATGAGGACCCATATCTATGAGATGGCTCTGAGCAGCAGTCCTTGGTAATGACAGGGCAACATTTTAATGCTCGACAAAGTACAGTTCCGAtctgtttttaaaatcttatttaCAGACATTGAGAGATCGATGGCAGCTCTCGTCACATCCTTCAATGGTACAGGCTTCTCCTTATGAAGTGACAAGCCTTTCCTTGCTGACCATTGCAGCCTTTGCTGGTCTCTGGGCCACAACCCCATTTGCAATGTGGAGCTGCATCCAAGGCAACTTTGGGCTCAACAGCACATCCTGCCGAGACGACCCGTGCCAGAGGGTGGGCCTGGCCCTATCTGTTGCCTCGACAGCCTACCTCGTGGTCTGCTTCCCACTAGGCCTTGTCCTCAATGGTTTGGTTCTCGCTGTCAATCTGCGCCACAAGTCGTCCATCAACATGCCTGATGTCTACTTCACCAATATGGCGCTCGCTGGCCTGATTCTGAACCTGGTGGCTTTCCTGCAGCTCCTGGGGCCTGACCACCTCCTGTGGCCGGTGTGGACCTTCAGCCGGGAGCTCTGCATGGCCTCCTTCATCCTCTTCAATATGGCTGCCCTAGTCAGCACCTACTCCGTCACCTTGCTGAGCCTGGACTGCTTCATTGAGCGGGCGTTGCCGCACACCTACATGTCAAGTGTATACAACACCAAGCACGTCTGCAGCTTCGTGTGGGGTGGAGCTGCCCTGGCCAGCTTCTCCTCCCTCCTCTTCTACGCCTGCAGCAAGATTTCCGAGGAGCTCAACGACTGCTCGAAACTGCGGACCAAGGAGCTGGGCGACGCCATTATGGTCTTCACGGGGCTGTTGGCCCCCACCGCCGGGGTGGGCTACGCCCTCTGGCTAATCCACCGGCCCCGTAAGGAACATCCCTATCAACTTGAGGAATCCTCGAGGCTTGACCCTTGCATCCAGAGACTTCTCCTGGCCACTGTCTCGGCGCACTTTGTCCTCTGGTTGCCGTACTACCTCACCCTCCTGGTGAGCACCGCGCATTTTGTCACCAGAAGCGAGGGCGATCGGCACTTTAGCAAGCTGCTTCACTTCCTGAGAGGATCCAGCGAGCTGCTTGCTTACCTGAGTTCCTGCACTTTGCCCATGATATACAAACGCCTGCAGAAGAGCTTCAGCTGCCGGCTCAGGCTGGTGATCCAGGGCTTGTATCGTGGGCATCTGGGCCACCCTTCCCACGTACAACAGCAGCAGCGCATTGCAACAGTCTCAAGGGCAGACCTGGCCCTACAGAACATCAGTGTCTCTGCCCAACACTTGGTGTAGAATTAGGTCCAAAGGGACCTCAGAAGCAACActttcatgcagaaggtgttgGGTGTTTGGAATGAACCACTGGAGGAAgcagaggaggctggtacaattaggtATGGGGACATGcgtaggaagggtttggagggatatgggccaaatgctggcaaatggaactagattaatttaggaaatctggtcagcatagaagagttagactgaggggtctgtttccatgctgcacagctctatgactctaattcctCACTCCATCCCAACAGTCAGACCCTGTCAAACAGGATTGAGCCTAACTCTGCAGTTTCTGTCTATGATCAAACCcatcagctgcagaaggacttgcattTGAATAGCACCTTTCATCAGCTCACGATGCCGCAAAGCCACTAAGTATTGAAGTACAGGAGCAAatgactgcagctgctggaatctgtactgaaaataaaagaaaaaccacagcaggtcaggcagcatccgtacagcgacagcaagctaatgtttcaaggcTCGTTGAACTGGGGTTGACGTGGTATATTGAAGCATCgtcatttttatttgttcaggAAACCACGGCAAGTATAGTGTGCACAAGCAACAATATCTGACCAGTTTGATGAGTTTTTGATGACATTGGATGATAAGTGGACATTACCCTGTTCACTGAAGAGATTCCACCCCCCAACCCATAATACCTCCAACCCACTCGTACCTGCTTTCAAAAAACGCCACCTCCTTTCCTTTTATCCTGAACAGGTTGGTGTTGTAATTGGGACTCGGGAACAGGAAGTGGCAAATTTAGCAACTTGAGCCTATTTCCACCGTTTGCTTAAATTTTAGCCGATCTATCTCCCACACTATTCACCCAACTTGGTTCCATACCACTCAATCCTGTCAAAATCTATCAAGCTCATCAACTTTCCAGTGAATGCCCAGCTCCCTGGGAGAGTGTTTCAGTCTCCACTCCCCTTGGAACAGCCTCAGGATGTCACCAGCTCTGAACAGCCAGCCTGGCTGTTGTTTAAGATTATCCCCTCTGCCTCGTTCTGGCTCCCCACCAGAAGGAACAGTCCCTCCACGAACATTTCTAATCATCTGAAAAACCTCGTTGGGATTGTTCTTTAAGCTTCTAGACTCAAGGGCATACAAGTTCAGTCTTGTAACTAGTCTTCAAAATGACTTACTCCTGATTTTGCTGCTGGAAGACAGCACTTCCTGGTTCTTTGGTTCATAGTAGCGTACAATagcacagtgcagaaggaaggcTGTTCAGCCCGTCAAGTGTGGGGTAGTATTTCAAAGAGCAATCCAGTTATCttaactctccctctctttcctctttcactCAGTTTGTTCCCCTTCATGAATGTACCCCATTGAAAGCTCCTCGTGGATTGGGATCTATCTCTCTGTTAGGCAGTGTAATAACTTGTATTCATTTCTGCTCAAGATTTGCTGGGGCACAGTATtattatcactggattagtaatcatGAGGTCCAGGCTAATACTCTGGGGTGGAAATGTTCAATTCCTACCAACACTtaaccaggagtaggccattctgcccctcaatcCTACTCCACCATCTACATGATCTGATTGTTACCTCAAATCCACATACCCacctctgataacctttcaccccttcaccaaatctatccacctctgcctttaaAATGCTTGAGAATTCAGCTTCCAGCTTTCAGGGAAGAATTCCAAAGTCTTATGACCAATGGGTGGCTCAacggtcagcactgcagcctcacagcaccagggacccaggttcaattctaccctcaggcaactgactgtattgtgtttgcacattctccctgtgtctgtgtgggattcctcctccagtccaaagatgctcaggttaggtagattggctgtgctaaattgttccattgtgtcttggtggattagccatggaacaTGTCAGGGTGGGATGGACTGCAGAAGGTCAGTTTGgatacagtgggctgaatggcctgcttccacactgtaggagttctatgattctaactgggtggcccctgatttttaaatagtgaccctTAGACTCTCTCTCAAGGAGGAACATCGTCTCCATATCATACCCTTCAGGACCTTTCACATTTTAATCAAGATACCTCTTACTGTTCTAAACGCTGATGGATACATCCCTAACCTGGCCAGTTTTCATTCTCTTCTGAAGATGCCATTGgacactttctgtttctctctccacagatgctgccagacctgctgagtctctccagcagtttctgttttttttaaatataacttCAACTTTTAGTTCCACTCATTCATTATGGGGAGAAAAACAGGATTGGGTTTTGAGCTTGATGATCATCCATGAGCACGATGAATGACAGAGcgggctcgaggggctgaatggccttctcctgctctcaTTGTCTGTTTTTCATTCTAGATACTAATTTGGCaaagcttctctgaactgcttccaatgcaaaagCATCATTCCTTCAATACAGTGAACAGTGCTCCAAATGCAGTCTCGTACAGATGACTCCACAGCGCTGCCTAGCTGACAGATGGGTCTCACAATTCAGAGAGCAAGGAATTATCCTACCATTAATAGCCAACATCCCTGCCTTAGCTAACACTAGAAATACAGATTTTCTTGTTGCTTGTAGGACATTGGTTACAAAGCAGTTACAATGTACCGCGCAGGCGTTAAATATCCCAAGTTTTTCTCAACCAGGGCAGAACGTAGAAAGGGCTGCAGCTTATATCACGAGGCAATGCTGAAAGGCAGTTACTTCATAAGCTGTGTGATTCCTCCAATAGGATGCCTGACCcacaaggagagattgagtggaATTGAGGTCAAAGTGTTTAATAGAATGAGAGGATGAAATGTAAATTTTGCAAAGGCTGGACAGGATGGTTACTGAGAGGTTAGTTCTCCTGTCTGCAGACAACGACCTTTTCGCAAAAGGAAAACTTTTGACGTGTCTTCAATGCTGGGAAACGCAGTGGACATACTGTGCGCTGCAAAATGCCTCATGGAAATGACTGGGTTTCACCGACGTCAgctgagggataaacattggcccTGACCATCCAAATAGGGCCACGAGATACTTGATGTACCTGTGAGAGGGCTTCAATTGAAATCCCATCCAGGTTGTGGCACCTTCggcagtacagcactccctctaCGCAGTGCTGCAGTTGACACTTGTGTGTGAGGTGTGGGTGGGTCACCCAAAGGACAGCaagaaaggagagaaaacaaCCCGAATTCAAACCTGTCCCCTCAACTCCTGTACAGCGTTTGATGAATCAAAATCCTAACTCTTGCTTACCGCTGAGCATGTGACAGATAATTATGGAGGTTTGCTGGAGAACTGTACAAAAATGCTTTAAGACTGTACAATCTCTCATTTGGCTTGTAACTTTCTTTCTGTTAACAATGGAAAGTTTTCTCAAGAGAAAAACTATGCTTGATGCAGTGTATCAATAAATATATATTTAACATGCACGGAGGTGTCTTCACTTGGCTGAAATGTACAGATGTGTTGAGGATTCTTGGTGTTCAGAAATACCAATAaatctttttatttcaaagggactgGAGTATAAACGTAGGAagattttgctaaaactttacaaggcactggtcaggccacagctggaatactgtgaacagttttagtcgTCCCACCTGAGGAAAGGTAGACTGGTACTGGAGGCAGTCCACAGAAGATTCATTCAGCTGATAAAGTTCTGGGGTCATGGGATTCGAATCCTACCAtacagatggcagaatttgaatctaataaaaatctggatttaagagactaatgatggccatgaatcattgctgattgtcaggaaaaatccatctggtacaaatgtcctttagggaagaaaactgtctGCCTTTACttggtctagtctacatgtgactccagacccacagcaacatggaggacttgacagggtggaggCAGAGATACAGCTGCCTTTTGTGGCAAAGTCTAGGGCCAGAGGTGCACCATTTCAGATAAGGGCTCGAacatttaacacagagatgaggaggaatttcttctctcaggggctagtgaacctgtggaattctttgctgtaGAGGTTGGGTCACtaaatacattcaaggctgagatacaaaatattttaatcaggaagagaatcaagggtcatgggaaaaaggcaggaaagtggagttgacgattatcagattggccacaatttcattgaatggtgaagaaaATTCATTGAGCTTACTTCTACTGCTATGTCCTAAAGTCTATCCTTGAGTTCCTGCATGTTCCTACAGTGTTCAGCAACCATGTCATAAGGACCCCATTGTAGGGTTATCCAATTAGTCCGACTTCACTTGGCTCTTTCTCTGTAATCTTACTGTTTCCATTTTTTAATCCCATTCTCTTCTGAAAGttacaattgaatctgcttccactgtccTACCAGGTCGCACGCTTCAGATCACAATAACTCACTGCGTAAAATCACATCGCCCTCTTTAGTTCGTGGTTCTTTTGCCAACTGCCGTTCCTTATGGTCAACTGTGGATATAAATGCTCTTTACTCAACCTATCAAAACTATTCATGATTTCAGACACTTCTGTTAAA
This is a stretch of genomic DNA from Stegostoma tigrinum isolate sSteTig4 chromosome 38, sSteTig4.hap1, whole genome shotgun sequence. It encodes these proteins:
- the LOC125447324 gene encoding probable G-protein coupled receptor 146 isoform X2, with product MVQASPYEVTSLSLLTIAAFAGLWATTPFAMWSCIQGNFGLNSTSCRDDPCQRVGLALSVASTAYLVVCFPLGLVLNGLVLAVNLRHKSSINMPDVYFTNMALAGLILNLVAFLQLLGPDHLLWPVWTFSRELCMASFILFNMAALVSTYSVTLLSLDCFIERALPHTYMSSVYNTKHVCSFVWGGAALASFSSLLFYACSKISEELNDCSKLRTKELGDAIMVFTGLLAPTAGVGYALWLIHRPRKEHPYQLEESSRLDPCIQRLLLATVSAHFVLWLPYYLTLLVSTAHFVTRSEGDRHFSKLLHFLRGSSELLAYLSSCTLPMIYKRLQKSFSCRLRLVIQGLYRGHLGHPSHVQQQQRIATVSRADLALQNISVSAQHLV
- the LOC125447324 gene encoding probable G-protein coupled receptor 146 isoform X1, which codes for MMLMENQDSKENLLSSEGRACFGQAPCSLRNSQTLRDRWQLSSHPSMVQASPYEVTSLSLLTIAAFAGLWATTPFAMWSCIQGNFGLNSTSCRDDPCQRVGLALSVASTAYLVVCFPLGLVLNGLVLAVNLRHKSSINMPDVYFTNMALAGLILNLVAFLQLLGPDHLLWPVWTFSRELCMASFILFNMAALVSTYSVTLLSLDCFIERALPHTYMSSVYNTKHVCSFVWGGAALASFSSLLFYACSKISEELNDCSKLRTKELGDAIMVFTGLLAPTAGVGYALWLIHRPRKEHPYQLEESSRLDPCIQRLLLATVSAHFVLWLPYYLTLLVSTAHFVTRSEGDRHFSKLLHFLRGSSELLAYLSSCTLPMIYKRLQKSFSCRLRLVIQGLYRGHLGHPSHVQQQQRIATVSRADLALQNISVSAQHLV